CCAGAGCTGGGGTCTGTGCTGCCTGCTGACAGACGCCAATGGCCTCGTGCTGGCCCAGGTTGGCGACTGCAAGTCTGGCTGCGACCGTGAGAGCGAGTGCAACCGCGAGCGGCGACGGGCACTTCGTGAGGCCCTGCGTTGGGGCGAGCCGACGATGATGCTGTGTCAGCATGGCATGATCCTGTGGGCCGTGCCGGTGATGTACAATGCCGATCTCCTGGGCGGGCTGATGTCTGCAGCGCCCGATCCCAGTCTCCCTGAGGAGTCGCCGCAACTCACCCCGACGCAGATCCGCCAGGCTGCCCTGGACCTGCTCGCGAAGGCCGAGGAGGCCAACCTCACCAACGGTGCGCTGCTCGAGCTCCGGCGTGCGGCCGCGCAGCGTGAGTCACGGCGGGCGGAGGCGATTCATGCTCTCAAGGAGCGCGGGCATCATACCCTTCGCGACGTGTACTTGGTCGAGGAGCCTGCACTGATCGCGGCGATCAAGCGGGGCGATCGTGCGTCGGCAAGGGAGAGCATCAACCGCGTCCTCGTCGGCCTGTACTTCCTCGGCCGCGAGCGACCCGAGTTGCTCAAGAGCCTGCTGCTGGAGCTTGTGGTGATGATGTCGCGCAGCGCCGTGGAGGCCGGTGGCGATCCGGCAGCGCTCCTCGGCGCGAACTACTCTTCCTTCGCCGAACTGGCAAGCCTTGAAGGTGAGGAGGAGCTCTGCGCCTGGCTGGTGGGGATGCTGGAGCGCATCATGGACGCCATCCACACTCACCACAGCTACCCCATCAGCGCCCTCGTCGGTGCGGCTGTGCAGTACATGGAGGAGCATCTGGGTGAAGACCTCAACCGAGACGAGGTCGCCCGAAGGGCCTGCCTTTCGCCCGCCCACTTCAGCCGCGTGGTGAAGCAGACCTACGGCCAGTCCTTCACCGACCTGCTGACCCAGATGCGCGTGGACAAGGCTCGCGAACGCCTTACTCTCAGCGAAGACAGCATCATCCAGATCGCGCTCGACTGCGGCTTCAGCGACCAGAGCTACTTCACCAAGGTGTTCAAGAAGCTCGCGGGGCAGACCCCTGGCGAGTACCGCCGCAGTCAGCAGACCATGCGATAGCTCCTCTCTCCCCGTTGGCACCTTTCCACAGCTTTGCGTTGTCTCGTGCGCACCAGATTCCCAAAGCGCACGAGGCTACCAGAGGATGGTCTCATTCCACCAGGAATCGCGCACCACATCACCACTCTCCTATCCCCCAGCGCGGTAGACTCCCACTGTGAGAAGTGAACAGAGACGTCGGGACGCAGCCGGCGCACCGATCCGCAGACGGCCTGGCCCTCACTGATATGCTTCGAGCCGCCCCGGGTCTTCACGGGAGCATCAACTTCATGGGACGCACTCTCTGTCAGCAACTCGCCGAACAGGGGGCCATCCTCCCCATCGGCACCGACCTCGTTCTGCGCGAGAAGCCCGATCCTGAGGCCCTTCTGCTCGACGGCACTGAGTTGGGCGCCGTCCTTGTCGAGGCGGCAGCGCGCTACCATACACCGCTGGCGATGCCGCTCATGGACCTGGAACTGGAGAAGCAATACCTGCTGAAGATGCTCGGGGTTCCGATCCACGAGAGGGCAACCTACCACTTCAGCGAGTGCCCCGGCGCTGAGGCCCTGGAAACCGTCAAGGCCGCCGTCAACGATCCGCTGACCCCACGCATGCAGGCCACCGTCGAGGCCGTTGCCCGCGTCGCCCAGGAACCCGACCTCATCCCGGTGGGAATGTGCATCGGCCCCTTCTCGCTCATGACCAAGCTGCTCAGCGACCCGATCCTCCCGATTGCCATGGCTGCGAGTGGAGTCACTGCCGAGGAAGACGCCGAGATCCGCAGGGTCGAGGAGTGCCTTGAACTGGCGACGCGGGTAGTCCTGCGCTACGCCGACGCCCAGATCAAGGCCGGTGCGCGACTGATGTTCGTTGCCGAACCGGCCGCCAACAAGGTCTACCTCTCGCCCCGAATGATCGAGGCAGGTTCGGACATCTTCGAGCGCTATGTGATGCGCTACAACCTGCGACTGCGCTCCCTGCTCGCCGCCTGGGATGTGGGCCTGGTGTTCCACTGCTGCGGCGAGCTGACCGACTATATGGTCGATCAGTTCACCAAGATCGAGCCGGAGATGCTGAGCCTGGGAAGCTCCCGGTGCCTGTGGGAGGATGCGCAGATCGTCCCGGAGCACATCGTCCTGTTCGGCAACCTGCCCTCCAAACGCTTCTACTCTGATGCCGACATGCCGGTCGATCAGGTCTCCGCGATGGCTGCGGAGCTCCAGCAGAAGATGCACGCGACGGGGCACCCCTTCATCCTTGGGACGGAGTGCGACGTCCTCAGCGTTCCCGGTTGCCATGACACCATCGTCTCGAAGGTCGAGGCAATGATGCAGGTCCCGGCAGCCGTCTAGCCACCCGACCCCATCATCAGCTAGTTCGGTTCGTCTCGCCCTCGGCAGCTTTCCGCCGGGGGCGTTTTGCCTTGTGGCGAAGCGAGAAGGTCCGTAGCTGTCTCCGGCGGAAGCTTCATCGCTGAAGGCTCCAGGCATCTTCGTACTCACCTCTCCTCAAGGCAGTGATAGCCCCATGCACTTCGACCTTCCGCCCGATCACGTGGAGGAGCCGTCGTCGATCCCCAACTTCTGGGTCAGCGCCTTGGAGGACATCGACCAGTTCTTCCACCAGAACGTGCGCCGAGGTACTGTGGAGACCCTGGGCACCTCTGCTGGTGGTCGCCCGATACGCGCAATCTCCTATGGCCAGGCTCGCAAGGGCCAGGGCACGACGACCTTCTCCGGTTCGCTCGGGTACGGTGACGTTCGCGCCTACCTGGGACCCGACCATGACAAGAAGGTATACCTGGCCCTCGGAGCGGTGCACGGTGGTGAGTTCGAGGGCGTCGTGGGCATCGTGAACCTGGTCAGCATATTGGAGACCGGCTCTGACCTGCGTGGGAGACCGTACCCCGGAATCGTCGAGGCGGCGGCTGCGGTGGATCGGCTGATCCTCATCCCGGTGGTCAACGTCGACGGTCGGGCGCGGCTGCCGATGCGGATGGCCAGATTCACCGACCAGGACAACTCCCTTCACCAGTACCTGAACACCGGCGCGAACCTCGACGGCACGAACCTCGGCTGGCCGCAGTGCAAGGAGTTCATCCCGCTGGACTTTGCGACGATCGGATTCCCGGGCGGCTACCCGAACGACGCCGGTGTGAACCTCCAGCACGATGACTTCTTCGGCAAGCGGCAGCCGGAGACACAGGCCTTGCTGGACTTGTGTGCCCGCGAGCGGCCGGACCTGATCCTGAACATGCACACCGGCGCTCCTCCGCGCAACTACTACACGCGCATGCACCGACCCTTCCTCGAGCCACGGCTGCAGGAGACCTTCGAGGCGCTGTACCGAGCCGTCCACGGCGGGCTGACCGAGGCCGGACTGCAGGGCACTCGCGACATGGCGCTCGAGACCGACGTCTCAGCCATGCCAGTGGGAACCTACAACCTCGACACGGCTCTGAACCTGCACTGTGGAGCGCTGGCGGTGCTCATCGAGGCTCCCTCTCATGGGTTCGCCGGCCTCGACCGTGAGGGGAGCGTTGTGGTCCAGACGCCCGACCTGATCCTCGACGCCCAGCTAGTCTGCCATTGCGAGGCCCTGCGTTTCCTGGGTCAGACCGGCGGTCGCAGTCGCTGGCTACCGGGACGCTGAAGGCACAAAAGGAGCGTGCACGAATGCGAAGGGCAATCCTGCTGCTTACCGTGCTACTCGCAGCCGCCAGTTCAGTGGCGTTCGCACAGACCGAGACGCCGGGCATAGACCTGACGGGGGTGCTCACGAACCCCGGCTTCGAGCAGGCGGACAACCGGCCAGACCCGGTAGGCTGGCGTCCCTTCATCAGTGGGCAGGGCTTCGAGCTGTCCCGGGATGCCTCGGTCGCCCACAAGGAGCAGGCCTCTGCACGCCTGATCGGACGACAGGGCGCTTCGGACCGCTCCTGCTACGGGCAGATGACGGCAGCGCTGAAGGCTCCCAGGTACCTGCGCCTGCGACTGTGGTACCGCGGCACGGGGTCGAGCGACGGCTTCGTCAGGTATCGGCCCGTGACCGGCGTGAAGGTCCCTAACGACGAGTACGGGACCTACCCCTTCCGCGTCAAGCTTCCCGCCGCCGACTGGCAGGAACTCGTCTTCGACGTCAAGACTCCGGCGGCGGCGCTTGCGGCTGAGAAGGTGCGGCTCGAGGTCAACTTCTACCAGCGCTCCACTGGGACTCTGTGGGTGGATGACGTCTCGCTGGAGGGCTTCGAGAAGATGCCCTGGACCCTGGCCCTTCAGGAAGACGTGGACCCGCTGGCCCAGCACCGACGACCGGCTGACGGGCTGGTGGTGC
Above is a window of Armatimonadia bacterium DNA encoding:
- a CDS encoding uroporphyrinogen decarboxylase family protein — encoded protein: MGRTLCQQLAEQGAILPIGTDLVLREKPDPEALLLDGTELGAVLVEAAARYHTPLAMPLMDLELEKQYLLKMLGVPIHERATYHFSECPGAEALETVKAAVNDPLTPRMQATVEAVARVAQEPDLIPVGMCIGPFSLMTKLLSDPILPIAMAASGVTAEEDAEIRRVEECLELATRVVLRYADAQIKAGARLMFVAEPAANKVYLSPRMIEAGSDIFERYVMRYNLRLRSLLAAWDVGLVFHCCGELTDYMVDQFTKIEPEMLSLGSSRCLWEDAQIVPEHIVLFGNLPSKRFYSDADMPVDQVSAMAAELQQKMHATGHPFILGTECDVLSVPGCHDTIVSKVEAMMQVPAAV
- a CDS encoding AraC family transcriptional regulator, with protein sequence MPRSPLTPLPTAENLRSRFESLGRGYSQSWGLCCLLTDANGLVLAQVGDCKSGCDRESECNRERRRALREALRWGEPTMMLCQHGMILWAVPVMYNADLLGGLMSAAPDPSLPEESPQLTPTQIRQAALDLLAKAEEANLTNGALLELRRAAAQRESRRAEAIHALKERGHHTLRDVYLVEEPALIAAIKRGDRASARESINRVLVGLYFLGRERPELLKSLLLELVVMMSRSAVEAGGDPAALLGANYSSFAELASLEGEEELCAWLVGMLERIMDAIHTHHSYPISALVGAAVQYMEEHLGEDLNRDEVARRACLSPAHFSRVVKQTYGQSFTDLLTQMRVDKARERLTLSEDSIIQIALDCGFSDQSYFTKVFKKLAGQTPGEYRRSQQTMR
- a CDS encoding M14 family zinc carboxypeptidase, translating into MHFDLPPDHVEEPSSIPNFWVSALEDIDQFFHQNVRRGTVETLGTSAGGRPIRAISYGQARKGQGTTTFSGSLGYGDVRAYLGPDHDKKVYLALGAVHGGEFEGVVGIVNLVSILETGSDLRGRPYPGIVEAAAAVDRLILIPVVNVDGRARLPMRMARFTDQDNSLHQYLNTGANLDGTNLGWPQCKEFIPLDFATIGFPGGYPNDAGVNLQHDDFFGKRQPETQALLDLCARERPDLILNMHTGAPPRNYYTRMHRPFLEPRLQETFEALYRAVHGGLTEAGLQGTRDMALETDVSAMPVGTYNLDTALNLHCGALAVLIEAPSHGFAGLDREGSVVVQTPDLILDAQLVCHCEALRFLGQTGGRSRWLPGR